One segment of Nothobranchius furzeri strain GRZ-AD chromosome 13, NfurGRZ-RIMD1, whole genome shotgun sequence DNA contains the following:
- the rsf1a gene encoding remodeling and spacing factor 1 isoform X1 codes for MAAPAVVTNSGPPLCPSFAEVCSFMERYGPALDLPELTFLQMERYLRDTSAGERRWKEKESCDTDRRGHHHHVPKPLVELHVKLLRKLGRSVTTDRWEKYLAKVCQELNSTWAWELEQKGYQEMSMECKSSILKYLCECQFDENLKFKTFVNDEDPEKMRLQPVGRDRQGLMYWLQLDHEQNIRLFTEEQDDLDGSTWKCIVRTRNDLAEAVELLRAQVGPNQSRNQNQAGSRSNSPAAKDTAAGEGESGLCCSKPPQTSEERSHTEEERLKEDVKRDDATPIKLEDMEVKEKTELRPAAFDNRVSTITAIKQELKDEAQNAVPVVMAPSVVLTKVNLVEEAERAVVRSNQQAKIPLKKRDLKLADSFHSNHLSNSSSIIVCNPAVIHSQDGREKAPPGSPASSQQQLLVSAQRQELTNGRASHLPLKEGQNGVVGVKGQAGAVSHVGVIRGPSEYHRATGAEQQEQNGPSPELHRTRVVEEDKELTRKSVLVRKGPPEGGATPAPPFLPPHAGMGDEKLLKQSSCQPDGAPEASERSADSVGITSPSATPQPRRRQEENRDKAATKESEETRDAGSPQQKDEDPRVTGEKVVESSSSVSSVKRGGGLNGRVSTKNLQFGSEPKQNPLEEVSSELQKEGIRLKIKIPPHRRNKLRRKGGKAREPEEQEEGRSLRRSVRICRSSALPSCRLSAKVAESQRKKLQTKPALPVRTREVEEEDEGDEEEPRRTCGPAGKLRKRRGKRRHGRPRWTVVRSKRRRPDEDLQDSGRTAGEEEEEEEEEGGSHSEEELYKSEEVPREDACTHCGLPNHPELILLCDSCDGGYHTACLRPPLMLIPDGEWFCPPCQHKMLCEKLEEQLQNLDSALKKRERAERRRERLVYVGISVENIIPEGDEEEEEEKTEKQKDSKKSKNLGRRSTRTRKHISYRFDDFDDAIDEAIEEDIRDLCGAGAGRGNDITAVLPEDGKQSQQPVRNQSRSARSRKRRRLNDLESDSTAVESEDEFMLSNSSEDEEFGASGAEDDGEEEGDEEAGSEVGSWDRGTRPKRGPKNKPKRTRHRGRKWQQRRSSEDEDSDVELGERTSSSGMLTKTSLQDSDRYSDMSDSDAERKRRGLRRGQRQQVNYRETSESSDNSRASSVREKVKRRGRPRKEHLSSDYSDVSPSSRDSEGDEEEEDDQKRRVSQRRREDGDESRKRHRDQMDVGEKGRRLKRRQLEKEEDKDQRKRLMRTDRKEEDPDKMGRGKRRERLSQQRRKRLAQMLKKRRPSTDEEEEEEESEEDSSSSDDRPIRKRLNRIDSDDEEEEEPKMMNKKSSVGERWAENTNSDAQERGRGQNLSPSNGHQTSRGQEKSGTGSPAVLRDRAGSGRKERHNRPLDLAEGGHSDSVQNGPRS; via the exons TCCCTAAACCTCTGGTGGAGCTCCACGTGAAGCTGCTCAGGAAGCTGGGGAGATCCGTGACCACTGACCGCTGGGAGAAGTACCTGGCCAAG GTTTGCCAGGAGCTGAACAGTACGTGGGCCTGGGAGCTGGAACAGAAGGGCTACCAGGAGATGTCGATGGAGTGCAAGTCCAGCATCCTAAAA TACCTGTGTGAGTGCCAGTTTGATGAGAACTTGAAGTTTAAGACGTTTGTGAACGACGAGGACCCAGAGAAGATGCGTCTGCAGCCAGTTGGTCGGGACCGGCAGGGCCTGATGTACTGGCTCCAACTGGACCATGAGCAGAACATCCGACTGTTCACGGAGGAGCAGGATGATCTGGACGGATCCACCTGGAAATGCATCGTCAG GACCCGGAATGACCTGGCCGAGGCTGTGGAGCTGCTGAGGGCTCAGGTTGGCCCAAACCAGAGTCGGAATCAGAACCAGGCAGGATCCAGGAGTAACAGCCCTGCAGCCAAGGACACGG CTGCAGGTGAAGGAGAGTCTGGACTCTGCTGCTCCAAACCGCCCCAGACCTCAGAAGAACGAAGCCACACGGAGGAGGAACGGCTTAAAGAAG ACGTGAAGCGGGACGACGCGACGCCCATCAAACTGGAAGACATGGAGGTGAAGGAGAAGACGGAGCTCAGACCCGCCGCCTTCGATAACCGTGTTAGCACCATCACCGCCATCAAACAGGAGCTCAAGGACGAGGCCCAGAACGCCGTGCCCGTTGTCATGGCGCCCAGCGTGGTTCTGACAAAAGTCAACCTGGTAGAAGAAGCAGAGCGAGCCGTTGTCAGGAGCAACCAGCAGGCCAAGATACCACTGAAGAAGAGGGATCTGAAGCTTGCCGATAGCTTCCATAGCAACCACCttagcaacagcagcagcatcatcgtcTGTAACCCCGCCGTGATCCACAGTCAAGACGGACGTGAAAAAGCACCTCCAGGAAGTCCAGCGTCCTCGCAGCAGCAGCTGCTCGTCTCCGCGCAGAGGCAGGAACTGACCAATGGCAGAGCTTCtcatctgcctctgaaggagggaCAAAACGGTGTCGTAGGGGTGAAAGGTCAGGCTGGAGCTGTCAGCCACGTCGGAGTCATCCGCGGCCCGTCTGAGTACCACCGAGCCACTGGTGCTGAGCAGCAGGAACAAAACGGGCCGAGCCCAGAACTCCACAGGACCAGGGTGGTGGAGGAGGACAAGGAGCTGACCCGGAAGTCCGTGCTGGTGAGGAAGGGACCTCCTGAAGGGGGGGCGACACCAGCACCTCCCTTTCTTCCTCCTCATGCAGGGATGGGGGATGAGAAGCTCCTAAAGCAGTCATCCTGTCAACCCGACGGAGCTCCTGAAGCCTCAGAAAGGAGCGCGGATTCTGTTGGGATCACCTCTCCGTCTGCAACGCCACAACCAAGGAGACGGCAGGAGGAGAACCGGGACAAAGCGGCTACGAAGGAGTCGGAGGAGACGAGGGATGCAGGAAGTCCTCAGCAGAAGGATGAGGATCCGAGGGTGACGGGAGAAAAAGTGGTGGAATCAAGCAGCTCGGTTTCATCTGTGAAACGGGGAGGGGGGCTGAACGGTCGAGTTAGCACCAAGAACCTCCAGTTTGGATCAGAACCTAAACAGAACCCTCTGGAGGAGGTGTCTTCAGAGCTCCAGAAGGAGGGAATCCGCTTAAAGATCAAGATTCCTCCTCACAGGAGAAACAAGTTAAGGAGAAAGGGAGGAAAGGCGCGAGAGCCAGAGGAGCAGGAGGAAGGGAGGTCTCTGAGGAGATCCGTGAGGATCTGCAG ATCCTCTGCTTTGCCAAGCTGCCGGCTGAGCGCAAAGGTGGCCGAGAGCCAGAGGAAGAAACTGCAGACAAAACCGGCTCTTCCCGTCCGAACCAGGGAGGTAGAGGAGGAGGACGAAGGTGATGAAGAGGAGCCACGCAGAACCTGTGGacctgctgggaaactcaggaaaCGAAGG GGGAAACGGAGACACGGCCGACCGCGGTGGACCGTCGTCCGCTCAAAGAGACGCAGACCTGACGAAGACCTGCAGGACAGCGGCAGGAcggcaggagaggaggaggaggaggaggaggaggagggaggcagCCATTCAGAGGAAGAGTTGTATAAATCAGAGGAGGTTCCCCGAGAAGACGCCTGCACTCACTGTGGCCTCCCCAACCACCCAGAACTG ATCCTGCTGTGTGACTCGTGTGATGGCGGATACCACACCGCCTGTCTGAGGCCACCGCTCATGCTGATCCCGGATGGAGAGTGGTTCTGTCCGCCGTGTCAGCAC AAGATGCTGTGTGAGAAGCTGGAGGAGCAGCTGCAGAACCTGGACAGCGCTctgaagaagagagagagagcagagcgGAG GAGGGAACGTCTGGTGTACGTAGGAATCAGTGTGGAGAACATCATTCCA GAGGGagacgaggaggaagaggaggagaaaacgGAAAAACAAAAAGATTCTAAGAAAAGCAAAAACTTGGGGAGGAGATCCACCAGAACCAGGAAGCACATCAGCTACAG GTTTGATGACTTTGATGATGCCATCGATGAAGCTATCGAGGAGGACATCAGAGACCTGTGTGGAG CAGGAGCAGGAAGAGGAAATGACATCACCGCTGTCCTTCCAGAGGACGGGAAGCAGAGCCAGCAGCCCGTCAGGAACCAGAGCCGATCAGCCAGGAGCAGGAAGAGACGCCGCCTGAACGACTTAGAGAGCGACAGCACAGCGGTGGAGAGCGAAGACGAGTTCATGCTCAGCAACAG CTCCGAGGATGAGGAGTTTGGAGCATCAGGAGCCGAAGATGATGGGGAGGAGGAGGGAGATGAAGAAGCAGGCAGCGAGGTGGGCAGCTGGGACCGAGGGACCCGCCCCAAACGGGGGCCGAAGAATAAACCCAAGAGGACCCGCCACAGGGGCAGGAAGTGGCAacagagacgctcctcggaggaCGAGGACAGCGATGTAGAGCTGGGTGAGAGGACGTCCTCATCAGGAATGCTAACGAAAACGTCCCTCCAAG ACTCCGATCGGTACAGTGACATGAGCGACAGCGACGCAGAAAGGAAAAGGCGGGGCCTGAGGCGGGGCCAGCGCCAGCAGGTCAACTATCGCGAAACCTCGGAGTCTTCGGACAACTCCAGAGCCTCCTCCGTGCGGGAGAAGGTGAAACGGCGAGGAAGACCGCGTAAGGAGCACCTCTCCAGCGATTATAGCGACG TGTCGCCTTCCTCCAGAGACTCCGAGGGCgacgaggaggaggaagatgaccaGAAAAGGAGAGTAAGCCAGAGAAGAAGAGAGGATGGAGACGAAAGCCGGAAAAGACACCGGGACCAGATGGATGTGGGAGAAAAAGGGAGGAGACTGAAGAGGAGGCAGCTGGAGAAGGAGGAGGACAAAGATCAGCGGAAGAGACTCATGAGGACGGACAGGAAGGAGGAAGACCCAGACAAGATGGGCAGAGGGAAGAGGAGGGAGCGGCTGTCACAGCAGCGGCGCAAACGACTTGCTCAGATGCTGAAGAAACGGCGGCCTTCCacagacgaggaggaggaggaggaagaatctGAGGAGGATTCTTCCTCTTCAGATGATCGTCCAATTCGGAAAAGACTCAACCGCATCGActctgatgatgaagaggaggaagaaccTAAGATGATGAATAAGAAGTCCTCAGTAGGTGAGAGGTGGGCAGAAAACACTAACAGTGATGCTCAGGAAAGGGGGCGGGGCCAAAATCTGTCCCCATCAAATGGACATCAGACCTCCAGAGGTCAAGAGAAGTCCGGGACTGGAAGTCCGGCTGTGCTGAGGGACAGAGCCGGCTCAGGCAGGAAGGAGAGGCACAACAGGCCCCTGGATCTGGCGGAGGGGGGGCACTCAGACTCAGTGCAGAACGGTCCGCGGTCATGA
- the rsf1a gene encoding remodeling and spacing factor 1 isoform X5, with amino-acid sequence MAAPAVVTNSGPPLCPSFAEVCSFMERYGPALDLPELTFLQMERYLRDTSAGERRWKEKESCDTDRRGHHHHVPKPLVELHVKLLRKLGRSVTTDRWEKYLAKVCQELNSTWAWELEQKGYQEMSMECKSSILKYLCECQFDENLKFKTFVNDEDPEKMRLQPVGRDRQGLMYWLQLDHEQNIRLFTEEQDDLDGSTWKCIVRTRNDLAEAVELLRAQVGPNQSRNQNQAGSRSNSPAAKDTAAGEGESGLCCSKPPQTSEERSHTEEERLKEDVKRDDATPIKLEDMEVKEKTELRPAAFDNRVSTITAIKQELKDEAQNAVPVVMAPSVVLTKVNLVEEAERAVVRSNQQAKIPLKKRDLKLADSFHSNHLSNSSSIIVCNPAVIHSQDGREKAPPGSPASSQQQLLVSAQRQELTNGRASHLPLKEGQNGVVGVKGQAGAVSHVGVIRGPSEYHRATGAEQQEQNGPSPELHRTRVVEEDKELTRKSVLVRKGPPEGGATPAPPFLPPHAGMGDEKLLKQSSCQPDGAPEASERSADSVGITSPSATPQPRRRQEENRDKAATKESEETRDAGSPQQKDEDPRVTGEKVVESSSSVSSVKRGGGLNGRVSTKNLQFGSEPKQNPLEEVSSELQKEGIRLKIKIPPHRRNKLRRKGGKAREPEEQEEGRSLRRSVRICRSSALPSCRLSAKVAESQRKKLQTKPALPVRTREVEEEDEGDEEEPRRTCGPAGKLRKRRGKRRHGRPRWTVVRSKRRRPDEDLQDSGRTAGEEEEEEEEEGGSHSEEELYKSEEVPREDACTHCGLPNHPELILLCDSCDGGYHTACLRPPLMLIPDGEWFCPPCQHKMLCEKLEEQLQNLDSALKKRERAERRRERLVYVGISVENIIPEGDEEEEEEKTEKQKDSKKSKNLGRRSTRTRKHISYRFDDFDDAIDEAIEEDIRDLCGAGAGRGNDITAVLPEDGKQSQQPVRNQSRSARSRKRRRLNDLESDSTAVESEDEFMLSNSSEDEEFGASGAEDDGEEEGDEEAGSEVGSWDRGTRPKRGPKNKPKRTRHRGRKWQQRRSSEDEDSDVELDSDRYSDMSDSDAERKRRGLRRGQRQQVNYRETSESSDNSRASSVREKVKRRGRPRKEHLSSDYSDVSPSSRDSEGDEEEEDDQKRRVSQRRREDGDESRKRHRDQMDVGEKGRRLKRRQLEKEEDKDQRKRLMRTDRKEEDPDKMGRGKRRERLSQQRRKRLAQMLKKRRPSTDEEEEEEESEEDSSSSDDRPIRKRLNRIDSDDEEEEEPKMMNKKSSVGERWAENTNSDAQERGRGQNLSPSNGHQTSRGQEKSGTGSPAVLRDRAGSGRKERHNRPLDLAEGGHSDSVQNGPRS; translated from the exons TCCCTAAACCTCTGGTGGAGCTCCACGTGAAGCTGCTCAGGAAGCTGGGGAGATCCGTGACCACTGACCGCTGGGAGAAGTACCTGGCCAAG GTTTGCCAGGAGCTGAACAGTACGTGGGCCTGGGAGCTGGAACAGAAGGGCTACCAGGAGATGTCGATGGAGTGCAAGTCCAGCATCCTAAAA TACCTGTGTGAGTGCCAGTTTGATGAGAACTTGAAGTTTAAGACGTTTGTGAACGACGAGGACCCAGAGAAGATGCGTCTGCAGCCAGTTGGTCGGGACCGGCAGGGCCTGATGTACTGGCTCCAACTGGACCATGAGCAGAACATCCGACTGTTCACGGAGGAGCAGGATGATCTGGACGGATCCACCTGGAAATGCATCGTCAG GACCCGGAATGACCTGGCCGAGGCTGTGGAGCTGCTGAGGGCTCAGGTTGGCCCAAACCAGAGTCGGAATCAGAACCAGGCAGGATCCAGGAGTAACAGCCCTGCAGCCAAGGACACGG CTGCAGGTGAAGGAGAGTCTGGACTCTGCTGCTCCAAACCGCCCCAGACCTCAGAAGAACGAAGCCACACGGAGGAGGAACGGCTTAAAGAAG ACGTGAAGCGGGACGACGCGACGCCCATCAAACTGGAAGACATGGAGGTGAAGGAGAAGACGGAGCTCAGACCCGCCGCCTTCGATAACCGTGTTAGCACCATCACCGCCATCAAACAGGAGCTCAAGGACGAGGCCCAGAACGCCGTGCCCGTTGTCATGGCGCCCAGCGTGGTTCTGACAAAAGTCAACCTGGTAGAAGAAGCAGAGCGAGCCGTTGTCAGGAGCAACCAGCAGGCCAAGATACCACTGAAGAAGAGGGATCTGAAGCTTGCCGATAGCTTCCATAGCAACCACCttagcaacagcagcagcatcatcgtcTGTAACCCCGCCGTGATCCACAGTCAAGACGGACGTGAAAAAGCACCTCCAGGAAGTCCAGCGTCCTCGCAGCAGCAGCTGCTCGTCTCCGCGCAGAGGCAGGAACTGACCAATGGCAGAGCTTCtcatctgcctctgaaggagggaCAAAACGGTGTCGTAGGGGTGAAAGGTCAGGCTGGAGCTGTCAGCCACGTCGGAGTCATCCGCGGCCCGTCTGAGTACCACCGAGCCACTGGTGCTGAGCAGCAGGAACAAAACGGGCCGAGCCCAGAACTCCACAGGACCAGGGTGGTGGAGGAGGACAAGGAGCTGACCCGGAAGTCCGTGCTGGTGAGGAAGGGACCTCCTGAAGGGGGGGCGACACCAGCACCTCCCTTTCTTCCTCCTCATGCAGGGATGGGGGATGAGAAGCTCCTAAAGCAGTCATCCTGTCAACCCGACGGAGCTCCTGAAGCCTCAGAAAGGAGCGCGGATTCTGTTGGGATCACCTCTCCGTCTGCAACGCCACAACCAAGGAGACGGCAGGAGGAGAACCGGGACAAAGCGGCTACGAAGGAGTCGGAGGAGACGAGGGATGCAGGAAGTCCTCAGCAGAAGGATGAGGATCCGAGGGTGACGGGAGAAAAAGTGGTGGAATCAAGCAGCTCGGTTTCATCTGTGAAACGGGGAGGGGGGCTGAACGGTCGAGTTAGCACCAAGAACCTCCAGTTTGGATCAGAACCTAAACAGAACCCTCTGGAGGAGGTGTCTTCAGAGCTCCAGAAGGAGGGAATCCGCTTAAAGATCAAGATTCCTCCTCACAGGAGAAACAAGTTAAGGAGAAAGGGAGGAAAGGCGCGAGAGCCAGAGGAGCAGGAGGAAGGGAGGTCTCTGAGGAGATCCGTGAGGATCTGCAG ATCCTCTGCTTTGCCAAGCTGCCGGCTGAGCGCAAAGGTGGCCGAGAGCCAGAGGAAGAAACTGCAGACAAAACCGGCTCTTCCCGTCCGAACCAGGGAGGTAGAGGAGGAGGACGAAGGTGATGAAGAGGAGCCACGCAGAACCTGTGGacctgctgggaaactcaggaaaCGAAGG GGGAAACGGAGACACGGCCGACCGCGGTGGACCGTCGTCCGCTCAAAGAGACGCAGACCTGACGAAGACCTGCAGGACAGCGGCAGGAcggcaggagaggaggaggaggaggaggaggaggagggaggcagCCATTCAGAGGAAGAGTTGTATAAATCAGAGGAGGTTCCCCGAGAAGACGCCTGCACTCACTGTGGCCTCCCCAACCACCCAGAACTG ATCCTGCTGTGTGACTCGTGTGATGGCGGATACCACACCGCCTGTCTGAGGCCACCGCTCATGCTGATCCCGGATGGAGAGTGGTTCTGTCCGCCGTGTCAGCAC AAGATGCTGTGTGAGAAGCTGGAGGAGCAGCTGCAGAACCTGGACAGCGCTctgaagaagagagagagagcagagcgGAG GAGGGAACGTCTGGTGTACGTAGGAATCAGTGTGGAGAACATCATTCCA GAGGGagacgaggaggaagaggaggagaaaacgGAAAAACAAAAAGATTCTAAGAAAAGCAAAAACTTGGGGAGGAGATCCACCAGAACCAGGAAGCACATCAGCTACAG GTTTGATGACTTTGATGATGCCATCGATGAAGCTATCGAGGAGGACATCAGAGACCTGTGTGGAG CAGGAGCAGGAAGAGGAAATGACATCACCGCTGTCCTTCCAGAGGACGGGAAGCAGAGCCAGCAGCCCGTCAGGAACCAGAGCCGATCAGCCAGGAGCAGGAAGAGACGCCGCCTGAACGACTTAGAGAGCGACAGCACAGCGGTGGAGAGCGAAGACGAGTTCATGCTCAGCAACAG CTCCGAGGATGAGGAGTTTGGAGCATCAGGAGCCGAAGATGATGGGGAGGAGGAGGGAGATGAAGAAGCAGGCAGCGAGGTGGGCAGCTGGGACCGAGGGACCCGCCCCAAACGGGGGCCGAAGAATAAACCCAAGAGGACCCGCCACAGGGGCAGGAAGTGGCAacagagacgctcctcggaggaCGAGGACAGCGATGTAGAGCTGG ACTCCGATCGGTACAGTGACATGAGCGACAGCGACGCAGAAAGGAAAAGGCGGGGCCTGAGGCGGGGCCAGCGCCAGCAGGTCAACTATCGCGAAACCTCGGAGTCTTCGGACAACTCCAGAGCCTCCTCCGTGCGGGAGAAGGTGAAACGGCGAGGAAGACCGCGTAAGGAGCACCTCTCCAGCGATTATAGCGACG TGTCGCCTTCCTCCAGAGACTCCGAGGGCgacgaggaggaggaagatgaccaGAAAAGGAGAGTAAGCCAGAGAAGAAGAGAGGATGGAGACGAAAGCCGGAAAAGACACCGGGACCAGATGGATGTGGGAGAAAAAGGGAGGAGACTGAAGAGGAGGCAGCTGGAGAAGGAGGAGGACAAAGATCAGCGGAAGAGACTCATGAGGACGGACAGGAAGGAGGAAGACCCAGACAAGATGGGCAGAGGGAAGAGGAGGGAGCGGCTGTCACAGCAGCGGCGCAAACGACTTGCTCAGATGCTGAAGAAACGGCGGCCTTCCacagacgaggaggaggaggaggaagaatctGAGGAGGATTCTTCCTCTTCAGATGATCGTCCAATTCGGAAAAGACTCAACCGCATCGActctgatgatgaagaggaggaagaaccTAAGATGATGAATAAGAAGTCCTCAGTAGGTGAGAGGTGGGCAGAAAACACTAACAGTGATGCTCAGGAAAGGGGGCGGGGCCAAAATCTGTCCCCATCAAATGGACATCAGACCTCCAGAGGTCAAGAGAAGTCCGGGACTGGAAGTCCGGCTGTGCTGAGGGACAGAGCCGGCTCAGGCAGGAAGGAGAGGCACAACAGGCCCCTGGATCTGGCGGAGGGGGGGCACTCAGACTCAGTGCAGAACGGTCCGCGGTCATGA